One genomic segment of Epinephelus fuscoguttatus linkage group LG19, E.fuscoguttatus.final_Chr_v1 includes these proteins:
- the LOC125880187 gene encoding growth hormone secretagogue receptor type 1-like yields MDLIELGDMGSGCEDENCGLTSGFQEDCSNQECHWKEPLFGLNELVCVTVIYVPLMLFGLLGNILTILVVWRRPHMRSSTYLYLSSMAVSDLLILLLLPLDLYKLWRPRPWPLGDLACKLTMFLSECCTFCTILHITFLSLERYLAVCWPITAKTLVTRHRTKALIGCLWLGAAVSAAPVLVMVGVEEVGGDELGLVGWGEDGGWTGREGEHAGFMIGGGDRGGGHMASMDGGLEGIKWGEKEKKGWSERDGELKWFGEEGERNVGIEERDERKEGDGGQMKLADEEEEGELEAGGERQNKMKEDEGGGREEGGETDRSECRCTHYAVTSGLLAAMMILSNLYFLVPLCILGLVYSLIGRTLWLRPKSSRRDQSHRHTVKMLGVIVLAFVLCWLPFHVGRTIFSFTLDTGSDISYYLSQYFNLVSSVLFYLSAAVNPLLYNLMSARYRHACRSVSIAEEGLISTLALSVSVT; encoded by the exons tgtgtgtgactgtcatTTACGTCCCACTGATGCTCTTCGGCCTCCTGGGAAACATTCTGACGATCCTGGTGGTTTGGCGCCGACCTCACATGAGAAGCTCAACTTACCTCTACCTGAGCAGCATGGCTGTTAGCGACCTGCTGATACTCCTACTGCTGCCTCTGGATCTGTATaag CTGTGGAGGCCCAGACCCTGGCCCTTAGGAGACCTCGCCTGTAAGCTGACGATGTTCCTCTCAGAGTGCTGCACCTTCTGCACCATCCTCCACATCACCTTCCTCTCCCTGGAGAGGTACCTGGCCGTCTGctggccaatcacagccaaGACGCTGGTGACACGGCACAGAACAaaggctctgattggctgcctcTGGCTGGGAGCAGCCGTCAGCGCGGCACCGGTGTTAGTCATGGTTGGAGTGGAAGAGGTTGGGGGAGATGAGCTGGGGCTCGTAGGATGGGGGGAGGACGGAGGGTGGACAGGAAGGGAAGGAGAGCATGCAGGATTTATGATAGGAGGAGGGGACAGAGGAGGTGGACACATGGCCTCAATGGACGGAGGATTAGAGGGAATAAagtggggagagaaagagaaaaagggaTGGAGTGAAAGAGATGGTGAGTTGAAATGGTttggagaagaaggagagagaaatgtgGGAATAGAGGAAAGAGATGAGAGGAAAGAAGGAGATGGAGGACAAATGAAACTTGcggatgaagaagaagaaggagagctGGAAGCTGGCGGAGAGcggcaaaataaaatgaaagaagacgagggaggaggaagggaggaaggaggagagacTGACAGGAGTGAGTGCCGCTGCACACACTACGCCGTCACCTCCGGCCTGCTGGCGGCCATGATGATTCTCTCCAACTTGTACTTCCTGGTGCCCCTCTGCATCCTGGGGCTGGTCTACAGCCTGATTGGACGGACGCTGTGGCTCCGTCCAAAAAGCAGCCGCAGAGACCAGAGTCACCGGCACACTGTCAAAATGCTGG GAGTGATCGTCCTGGCGTTCGTCCTGTGCTGGCTGCCCTTCCACGTGGGTCGCAccattttctctttcactctgGACACCGGCTCTGACA TTTCATATTATCTGTCTCAGTATTTCAACCTggtgtcctctgtcctcttctACCTCAGTGCCGCCGTCAATCCCTTACTGTACAACCTGATGTCTGCCAGGTATAGACACGCT TGCAGGTCGGTCAGCATAGCAGAGGAAGGTCTAATCTCCACACTGGCTTTATCTGTAAGTGTCACCTGA